GACCAGCTTCGCCCTGGGCGACACCTTCAGCCTTTGGGACAAACGCCTGCAATTCATGCTCGGGGCGCGCTGGCAGCAGGTGCATAACAAGGCTTACGCCTATAATACGGGCGCTCAAACCGAAAATTACAAAAAATCGCGCCTCAGTCCCGCCGTCGGCGCGGTGTACCGCATCACGCCGAATTGGTCGGTGTACGGCAACTACATCGAAAGCCTGGGACAAGGCGCGACCGCCGGCTCGACTGCCTCCATCAACGGCCGGGCCTACGCCGTCAGCAATGCCGGCGAATCGCTCAAACCCTATGTTTCCAAACAAAAAGAAATCGGCACGAAATTTGAAGCCAACGGCTTCGGCGCGGGATTGGCCCTGTTCCACACCGACAAACCGCGTTCGCTTTACGTTGTCGAAAGCGGCAACACCGCCCGCTTCACCTCCGAAGGCAAAGACCGCCACCGGGGCGCGGAAATCACCGTTTACGGGGAAGTCGCACAAGGTGTGAGGCTCTTGGGCGGCATTACCCTGCTCGATGCCAAGCAGAAATCTACCGGCTCATCTTCAACTGACGGCAAACGCACCATCGGCGCGGCTAAAACCCAAGCCAACATCGGCTTGGAATGGGAAGTGCCGAAAGTGCAGGGTTTGGCATTTGACGGACGCATGGTTTACACCGGTTCTTCCTACGCCGATGCGGCCAATACGCTTAAAGTCGGCGGCTGGACGCGCTTCGACATCGGTGCGCGCTACCGCACCCAAATCGGCAGGCACGAAGCCACCTTCCGCGCCCGCCTCGATAATGTTGCCAACAAGAAATACTGGGCATCCGTCGGCGGCTATCCCGGCAGCGGCTACCTGAACGCCGGCGCACCGCGCAGCTTCACCCTGTCGGCTTCGGTCGATTTTTAAGGGACGGGCGGCAAACGGCCTCCAACGGTCCAAAGGTCGTCTGAAACGTTTTCAGACGACCTTGGAGCCTGGGGCGTCCGACTTTGTCCTACGCTTTCGGACAACCGCCGTAAAACTCTGCCTTTGCGGCATCGGCACCGACAACGGGCAATGGGTTTTGCCGCGCCGCCGCTTTCTCCGAATAACGTCAAACCCACCAAAAGGTCGTCTGAAACGTGTTCCAAATCCAAAACGCCACCTTCGCCATACCCGGCCGCTCGCTGCTGCACGACATCAGCGTCAACTTTTCCCCTAACCGCGTGTACGGCCTCATCGGTCATAACGGCTCGGGCAAGTCCACGTTGTTGAAACTGCTCACCCGCCAGCATGAACCCGCAGGCGGCAGGATATTGCTGAACGACAAAGAAATACGCGCCTATTCCGCCCGCGCATACGCCAAAGAAGTCGCCTATCTTCCGCAGCACCTGCCCGCCGCCACCGCGCTGACCGCGCGCGAGCTGGTTATGATGGGGCGTTATGCCTGGAGCGGGCTTTTAGGGCGCACGAACGATGCGGACAGACAGGCGGTGGAACAGGCGTTGCGGCTGACGCATACGGAAAAATTTGCCGATCAAATCGTCGATACGCTTTCGGGTGGCGAACGTTCGCGCGTCTGGCTGGCGATGTGCCTGGCGCAGCAAAGCCGCTTTTTGCTGCTGGACGAACCGCTTGCCGCTTTGGACATCGCCCACCAAATCGACGTGATGGCACTGGTGCGCAAGCTGTCTCGCGATTTGGGTTTGGGCGTCATCATCGTCATCCACGACATTAATCTGGCGGCGCAGTATTGCGATGAACTGGTCGCGCTCAAACAGGGACGGCTATTAAAAACGGGCAAACCCGCCGACATCATGACCGCAGAAGTGTTGAAAGACATTTACAGCGTCGATATGAACATCATCGCCCATCCTGAAAACGGCCGCCCCGTGGCATTGCCTTGACGCAGGCAAGCCGTCCCGCCGCATAAGCTCCGACCATAAAATCCGCCGCCCGAATCCAAACCGGATGACATTGCAGACCATTGTGGAATACCTGTTCCGATATGTTTCAGACGACCCTTTATTCAAAAACCGAAAGACCTTCCAAGCCGATGTCCCACCGCTTTTCAGACGACATTCCCCGCCTTGCCGCACGGCTGTTTTTTACCGCCGCCCTCCTGTTTTCCCTGCCTGCACCCGCCGCACCGCGCGTGGCGACTTCGGACTGGACGGTCGCCGAAACACTGACGGCAATGGGGCATCCGCCCGTCAGCGTCGCCGACCGCCGCGTGTACGATACCTGGGTGAACCATCCGCCGCTGCCCGCTGCCGTCAAGGAAGCGGGGCTGCGCTTCCAGCCGAATTTGGAGCGGCTGTATCAGATAAAGCCTGATTTTTTCGTGCAATCTTCCTGGTATGCCGCCGCCAAGTCCCAGTTTGAAAAAATCGCCCCGGTACGCGAAGTGGATTTCGGCACGGCAAAAGGCATCGAATATGCCCACACGGTCGAAGCCACGCGCAGGCTGGGTAAAATCATCGGCGACCCTGCCGCTGCCGAAAAGCTGATTGCCGGTACGGAAAACCTGTTTGCCCGCGCCAAACCCGCGCTTTCGGCATATCGCGGCCGCCCGTTTGCGGTGGTGCAGTTTGCCGACGGGCGGCATTTGCGGATTTACGGCAAGACTTCGCTGTTTCAGGCCGTGTTCGACAAATTGGAGCTGAACAATGCCTGGACGGGCAAAAGCAACGAATGGGGTTTCGAAAACATCACGCTTTTAGATTTAGCAAAGCTGCCGCCGGACACGCTGCTGATCATCGTCAAACCGCATCCTCAAAATACACGTGCAACGCTCGAAAAAAGCGCGCTTTGGCAACGCCTGCCGTTCAGCCGCCCTGCAAACCGCCGCATCTTCGAGCCGTCGTGGAGCTACGGCGCGCTGCCGTCCATGCAGCGTTTCACTTTGCAACTGATGCGTTCGATGTCGTCTGAAAACCCGTCCGCACAAAAGGAAGTCGCATGGTAAAGATTTTCAGACGACCCCTGCCTATCCTTGCCGCCGCGTTGGCAATATCGTGCGCGCTGACGGCGTTTTGGATCTTGAAGCTGGAATGGACGCTGCCGTGGCTGCGGATTTTCGACCGCCCCGACACCCTACCCCTGGACGCACTGATGGTGCAGAACAATACCCTGCCGCGTATGGCGATGGCGCTGCTCGCCGGCGGCAGTACGGCGGCGGCAACCATGCTGATGCAGCAGCTGATGCGCAATCCGCTCGCCTCTGACGGCACGCTGGCAGTCAGCAGCGGCGCACAGACGGCACTGGTGGCGGCAACCGTATTCGCCCCCTCCTTCCTCTCCTACGGCACGTCCGCCGTGGCGTTTGCCGGCGCAGCGGCGGCTTTGGGCGCGGTATTGCGGCTGTCGGCACGGCGCGCCCTGCAACCGCTCAGCGTCGTGCTGGCGGGTTTGGTGGTCAGCCTGTATCTGGGTTCCCTCACCGGTATCGTGATGCTGTTTTTCAGCGAAGAGACGCGCGGCGTGATGCAGTGGGGCAGCGGCTCCCTGGTGCAGGACAGTTGGCGCGATACGTTGGGGCTTTTGTGGTGGATTGCCGTTGCTGCCATACTTACCGCCTTTTTAATCAAACCGTTAAACATCATGAGCCTGGGCGACACGCAGGCGGAATCGGCAGGCATACCGGTGAAGAAAATCCGCCTGCTGTCTTTGGCGGTTGCTGCATTTTTGAGTGCGGGCGTGGTCGGCTTTGTCGGCATGATGGGCTTTGTCGGATTGGCGGCGGCGACGCTGGTACGGCAGACGGGCGTGCGCACACTGCCCATGCGCCTGATCTGTTCCTTCATCATCGGCGCACTGCTTTTGATGCTGACGGACAACGGCCTGATACTGCTGAAACACTACCGCGGCACCGATCTGCCCGCCGGCGCTGTAACTGCCCTCGTCGGCGCGCCGCTTTTGTTGTGGCTGACGGCGAAAGCACCTCCGCGTCCTTCGTTTCAGACGACCTCCGATATTTCAACCGCCGCGCCGCACGTCCCGCGCCTCTTGCGTTTTCTGCCGCTTATCGCCGTCGCCGTATCGGTATTGGCGTTTACGGTCGGACGCTATGACGAAACCCTGCGCCTGACCATAGACCCGGAATATTTCGTATTCCGCTACCCGCGCGTGCTGCTCGCCGCCGCCACCGGCACCATGCTCGCGTTGACCGGCGTCATACTGCAAAGGCTGACGCAAAACCCGATGGCGGGACCCGAACTCTTGGGCATCAGCTCCGGAACGGCATTCGGCGCGATGGCGGTAGTGATGCTGTTCGGCATTACCTCGGGCAGCAGCTGGTTTTGGCTGACAGGCATCGTTTCCGCTCTCGTATCCTTGGGGCTGTTGATGCTGTTCAACCGCAAAAACGGATTTACCCCCGAAAAAATCCTGCTTACCGGCATGGCACTGGCCGCACTCGCCGATGCCGCCATCCGCATTTGGACGGCAAGCGGCGATTTCCGCGTACAACTGCTTTTATTGTGGATGTCAGGTTCGACCTATCAGGCAACGCCCGAATCCGCCCTTACCGTCGGCCTCCTCGCCGTCGCCTCGCTCCTCCTCATCCTCCCGCTGCAACGCTGGCTCGGACTGCTCAGTCTGAACGCGACAATCGCCCGCTCTGTCGGCATCAACGTCTCCCTTGCACGGCTGGTGCTGATCGTCTCAAGCGCAGCGTTAACCGCCTTATCTACCCTGCTTATCGGCCCCTTGAGCTTCGTCGGACTGCTTGCGCCGCATCTGGCCCGTATGCTCGGCGCACGCCTGCCCAAACAGCAACTTGCCGCCGCCGCACTCATCGGTGCATCGGTTATGATGACGGCCGACTGGCTGGGCAGGCAGGTAATGTTCCCTTACGAAGTCCCCGCCGGAATGATGGCCACGCTCATAGGCGGCGCATATTTCATGATGATGATGCGCAAGCTTTAATGCGAACGGAGATACAAAAAGGTCGTCTGAAAACAGTTTCAGACGACCTTTTTGTTTAATTTATTCGATAATAAAAATCTAACAAAAATAAAATCTCAATTAATAATAACAATATTAAATTGAAGTCATAGTTCCAATAGGCAAAATCTTTCTGTATAGTCCTATTCATAGTTTAATTAAAAGGAAAATAAATGTCGATACAAGAAATTTATGAATGCCAAGAAACAGGCTACGAATATGCTTTTCGGCAAATCGTTTTATAAACCACTGACCATTTCACAAAGGAAATTATTATGACTGTCTCTAAATGTCCCGTAACCTACCTGACCATGAACAACGGCGCCCCAGTTGCCGACAATCAAAACAGCCTGACCGCTGGTCCGCGCGGCCCGTTGCTGGCGCAGGATTTGTGGCTGAATGAAAAACTTGCCGACTTCGTGCGCGAAGTCATCCCCGAACGCCGTATGCACGCCAAAGGTTCGGGCGCGTTCGGTACATTCACTGTGACGCACGACATCACGAAATACACCCGCGCTAAAATCTTCAGCGAAGTCGGCAAGCAAACCGAGATGTTCGCCCGTTTCACCACCGTGGCAGGCGAGCGCGGCGCAGCCGATGCGGAACGCGACATCCGCGGCTTTGCGCTGAAGTTCTATACCGAAGAAGGCAACTGGGATATGGTCGGCAACAACACGCCCGTATTCTTCCTGCGCGACCCGCGCAAATTCCCCGACCTGAACAAGGCTGTCAAACGCGACCCGCGCACCAATATGCGCTCCGCTACGAACAACTGGGACTTCTGGACGCTGCTGCCCGAAGCCCTGCACCAAGTCACCATCGTCATGAGCGACCGCGGCATCCCCGCCAGCTACCGCCATATGCACGGCTTCGGTTCGCATACATACAGCTTCTGGAACGAAGCGGGCGAGCGTTTTTGGGTGAAATTCCATTTCCGCAGCCAGCAAGGCATTAAAAACCTGACCAACGAAGAAGCCGCAAAAATCATCGCCGACGACCGCGAAAGCCACCAGCGCGACCTGTACGAAGCCATCGAACGCGGCGAGTTTCCGAAATGGACGATGTACATCCAAGTCATGCCTGAAGCCGATGCGGAAAAAGTGCCGTATCATCCTTTCGACCTGACCAAAGTTTGGCCGAAAAAAGACTATCCGCTGATTGAAGTGGGCGAATTCGAGTTGAACCGCAATCCCGAAAACTTCTTCGCCGATGTGGAACAATCCGCCTTCGCCCCGAGCAACCTTGTTCCCGGTATCGGCGCCAGCCCCGACAAAATGCTGCAAGCCCGTTTGTTCAATTACGCCGACGCGCAACGCTACCGTCTGGGGGTGAACTTCCGCCAAATCCCCGTCAACCGTCCGCGTTGTCCCGTTCACAGCAACCAGCGCGATGGCCAAGGCCGCGTCGACGGCAACTACGGCAGCCTGCCGCACTACGAACCCAACAGCTTCGGCCAATGGCAGCAACAGCCCGACTTCGCCGAACCGCCTCTGAAAATCAACGGCGACGCGGCGCACTGGGACTACCGCCAAGACGATGACGACTATTTCAGCCAACCGCGCGCTTTGTTCAATCTGATGAGCGACGCGCAGAAACAGGCTTTGTTCGACAACACCGCCGTAGCCATGGGCGACGCACCCGACTTCATCAAATACCGCCACATCCGCAACTGCCACCGTTGCGACCCCGCCTACGGTGAAGGCGTGGCAAAAGCCTTGGGGCTGACCGTTGAAGACGCACAAGCCGCCCGCGCGACCGATCCGGCATTGGGTCAGCCAGGTTTGCTGTAAATAGGAGGAGCCATGTGGATAGAGATTGAAGAATGGTTATCCCACGCAATCCGATACCGTAAACCGTAAACCGCCGACTTGGGCGTGATACGCAGATAGAGAAGTATTGTTAAGCATCTCTTTTTGGGGAGCAATATATAAGGTCGTCTGAAAACTTGGGAATCTAGTTTTCAGACGACCTTGGATTCGGATTTCAAGTGCAACACTAGGGTACCAATGGTTGGAACAGATTTAAGAATAAAACACTTGGCGTTTCGTAGCCAAGTGTTTTTCTCGGCCGGTGGTTCAACTCATCTTGAACCCTGCGTATCTCCCGATCGCTGATGTTTCGGAAATCGGTTTGTTTGGGGAAATATTGCCGGATGAGTCCGTTGGTGTTTTCATTCAGCCCTTTCTCCCACGAATGGTAAGGGCGGCAAAAATAGGTTTTCGCCTTCAATGCTTTGGCTATTTTGGTGTGTTGGTAGAACTCTTTGCCGTTATCCATGGTGATGGTGTGGACTCTGGCTTTATATGCCTTTAATACCCTAATGGCCGCCCGGGCAGTGTCTTCGGCCTTTAAGTTATCCAATTTGCAGATGATGGTGTAGCGGGTAACGCGTTCGACCAAGGTCAATAACGCGCTTTTCTGATTTTTGCCGACGATGGTGTCGGCCTCCCAATCGCCGATGCGGGTTTTCCGGTCGACGATGGCGGGTCGGTTTTCTATGCCGACGCGGTCGGGCACTTTGCCTCTGGTCCATGTGCTGCCGTAGCGTTTGCGGTAGGGTTTGCTGCATATTCTGAGATGTTGCCACAAAGTGCCGCCGTTGCTTTTGTCTTGGCGGAGGTAGCGGTAAACGGTGCTGTGATGGAGTGTGATCCCGTGGTGTTTATGCAGGTAGGCGCATACTTGTTTGGGACTGAGTTTGCGGCGGATAAGGGTTTGGAAACCTGTTTACGCCTGCGCTATCGGGCTGTCTTCTTCCTGCCGCTCTTCTTCGTGTTCCGCGCTGTTGAGCAATTTCAGCAGTTTTTCGGTTTTTTCCGAATCTTCGCTGCGGAGGATTTTAGCGGTTTCGGTTTCGAGCAGGGCGGTGTTGCTGTGCAGGATGATGTTTTTGACGGGCAGCAGGTTGTTGGGGTTCATGGAGAATCGGCGCAGCCCCATGCCCAGCAGCATCCGCGTGTAGGCGGTGTCGCCTGCCATTTCGCCGCATATGGAGACGCTTTTTTCCATGCGGTTGGCGGTGCGGATGATGTGCTGGATGGTTTTCAACACGGCGGGGTGGCCTGGCTGGTAGAGGTGGCTGACGCTGTCGTCGCCGCGGTCAACCGACAAGATGTATTGAATCAGGTCGTTGGTGCCGATGGAGATGAAGTCGGTCAGTTTTAGGATGCTGCCGACGGTCATGGCGGCGGACGGGATTTCAATCATGCAGCCGACGCTGACCGTGCCGAAGGTTTCGCCGCGTTCGGCGAGCTGGCGTTGGGCGGTGTCGAGGTGGATCAGGCATTGGCGCACTTCGGATAGGGAGGTAATCATCGGCCACATCATGCGCACGGGGCCGTGAACAGCGGCACGGAGGATGGCGCGCATTTGGGTGCGGAACATGACGGGTTCGGCGAGGCACAGGCGGATGCCGGTGAGTCCGAGCGCGGGGTTGAGGCTGCCGTTGGGGGTGGAATTTTGACCGAACCAGCGGGGATTTTTGTCCACGCCCAAATCGACGGTGCGGATGGTGATGCTTTTGCCTTTCATTTTTTTCACAATCGCGCTGTACACTTCGTACTGCTCGTCTTCAGACGGCATGGTGTCGCGGTTGAGATAGAGGAATTCGCTGCGGAAGAGTCCGACGCCGTCTGCGCCGAAATTGTGCAGGGCTTTGATGTCTTCGGCGGATTCGATGTTGGCGAGCAGCTCGATGTTGATGCCGTCGGCGGTGGTGGCGGCGGTTTTTTTGAGCTTGTTGAGTTCGCGCTTGTGGAGGCGGTATTCGCGGGCGAGGCGGCGGTATTCGTTGAGGACGACTTCGTCCGGATCGATGATAAGGACGCCGTTGATGCCGTCGACGATAACGGTTTCGTTTTCGGTAATGAGCCTACGGGCGTTGTGCAGCCCGATGACGGAAGGGATGTCGAGGCTGCGGCCTAAGATGGCGGTGTGGCTGGTCGGGCCGCCGACGTCGGTAACGAAAGCGGTGATGCGCTGCTCTTTGAAGAGGACGGTGTCGGCGGGCGAGAGGTCGTGGGCAATCAGGATGGTGTCTTCAAACAAGCCTTCGTTGAGGTTTAAGTCGTTGCTTTGTCCGACGAGGTTGTTGTGGATGCGGCGGACGACTTGCAGCATGTCTTGTTTGCGTTCGCGCAGGTAGTCGTCTTCGATGCTGTCGAACTGGGCGGCGAGCTTGTCGCTTTGTTGTTTCAACGCCCATTCGGCGTTGATTTTTTGTTCTTTCAAAATATCGACGGGTTCGCGCGAGAGGGTAACGTCGGTCAGCAGCATGAGGTGCAGCGAAATAAACGCGCCCAATTCGGTCGGGGCGTTTTCGGGAATCGCGCTGCGCAACTGTTCCAACTCTTTGCGCGTGGCTTTGATGGCGGCGTCGAAGCGGGCGGTTTCGGCGTCGATGAGGTCGTCTGAAACGTCGTATTGCGGCACTTCCGCCGTGCCGCGCGTAATCAGGTGGGCTTGTCCGATGGCAATGCCTTTGCCCGCGGCGACACCGTGCAGCACGATACTCATTATTCGCCCTCGCCGAAGTAGTCGTTGATTAAGTCGGTCAATGCCTTCATGGCGGCGACTTCGTCCAAGCCGTCGGTTTCCAGCTCGATGATTGTGCCTTTGGCGGCGGCGAGCATCATTAAGCCCATGATGCTTTTGCCATTAACGCGGCTTCCGTTTTTCGTTACCCAGACTTCGCTTTGAAACTGAGAGGCGGTTTGGGTGAATTTGCTGGAAGCGCGGGCGTGGAGTCCGAGTTTGTTGATGATTTCGATTTGTTGTTTTTGCATGTTCGGCTTTCGGGTGTGCGGGGTCGTCTGAAAACGTGTCGGTCGGGTTAGACGGCTTCGGCGTGCTGTTTGCACACCAAATCTTCCGGTTCGGCGGTGATGGCGAAAATGCCTTTGACGGCGGCTTCCCTGACCGTTTCAGTAAAGGCGGCGAGGTCTTCCGCCATGGGCGAGTATTGGGTCGCTTTAATCATCATCGGCGCGTTCAGTCCGGTCAGGATGGCGGATTTGCCCGCGCGAACCAGCCTGCGGGCGGCGTTGCACGGCGTCGCGCCGAAGATGTCGGTCATAATCAATACACCGTGGTTTTCAGGAAACTCTTGCAGCGCGGCGATGGCATTGTTGATAATGTCGTTTTGGTCTTCATCAGGCTCCACGCCGAGGATGCGGATGTTTTCCGGCATTCCTGTGGGGAAGAAATGATGGGTCAGGCTGCGGTAGGCTTCGCCTACTGCCTCGTGGGTAATGATTAAAAGGTTGATCATGATGTGTTCTCTGATGATTTTATTCGGCCGGTGTGGGCGAAGGTATCGTCCGTTCACCCGCCACATAGCACGATATGGTGGCACAAAGGTCGTCTGAAAAGGTTTTCAGACGACCTTTTTTAATCTTGTCTCAGCCTTGGTTGAGCGCGTAAATCTCGCCCAAATTGCGCCAGCAGCCCGCCGCGTCCATACCGTAGCCGAAGACGTAGCGGTTGGGAACATCCAGCCCGACATAATCCGCTTTGGTCGGTTTTTCCTTGTCGATCAACTTGTTGGCAAACACAGCCGCACGGCAGCTTGCCGCGCCCATTTCCAAGAGCTTGGACTGAATCGCCGACATCGTGTGTCCCTCGTCCAAAATATCGTCCAACACGACCACATGACGGCCCCGAATCTGCTCTGGGTCGGGCATCCGTTTCCAGTTGAACGCTCCGCCCGCCAGCTTGTCGCCGTAACGGGAAACATGAACATAATCAAAGTCCAACGGAAAGCGCAACAGCGGCAGCAACTGCCCAGTAAACACCACCGCCCCACCCATCACAGGCAGCAGGAGCGGATATTTGTCCCCCAAGTCGCGCGTAATTTCGTCCGCCACTTTTTGCAGCGCGGCACGGCATTGGTCTTGGTCGAACAAAAGCTCGGCATTATCAAGCATGGCTTGGGTTTCAAGGCGTTTGGTTTCTAAATCGATCATGGTAAACGGGGAAATCAGTTGGAAAAAGGAAATTATAAACCCAAATCGGGCTGAGGTCGTCTGAAAACTCGGAAACCTAAGTTTTCAGACAACATCTTTCAATCTCAAACCCACCCTTTCTTAATCAGATTAGGAAATGAATGAGATACCGTCAAAGCAAACCGTAGCGCGGGTTCTATAGCAAGCATACTTAACCTTAAATACAGCATATCATCAAATTCCGTCATTCCCGCGCAGGCGGGAATCCATCGTAAAACCTGAGAAACTTTGATTTAAAAAAACAGTTTCTAAATTTCAAAAATGGATTCCCGCCTGCGCGGGAATGACGAAAGTAGGTAAGTTGCATAGCGAAAATAAAGTAATTCAGCTATACCTACGAAACAGATGCGAGGACAACTGTCCGATTTAGACTGGCAGGCGGCAAATCTCGCGGGCAAAGCCCACGCTACGGGTTCGGTTTATCCAAAGCGCGCGTCGATTTAAAAAAGGTCGTCTGAAAACTTGGGAATCCAGTTTTCAGACGACCTTTTACCGTTCAAATCGGGCTTTATTCAACCGTAACCGATTTCGCCAGGTTGCGCGGTTTGTCTACGTCCGTGCCGCGTGCGAGGGCAGCGTGGTAGGAGAGGAGCTGCACGGGGATGGTGTGCACGATTGGCGAGAGTACGCCGACGTGGCGCGGGGCGCGGATGACGTGCACGCCGTCGGTGGCGTTGAAATTGCTGTCCAAGTCGGCGAAGACGAAGAGTTCGCCGCCGCGTGCGCCGACTTCCTGCATATTGGCTTTGACTTTGTCCAACAAGCCGTCGTTCGGCGCGATGACGACGACGGGCATGTTTTCGTCCACCAATGCCAGCGGGCCGTGTTTCAATTCGCCTGCGGGATAGGCTTCGGCGTGGATGTAGGTGATTTCTTTCAGCTTCAACGCGCCTTCGAGGGCAATCGGGAAGTGGATGCCGCGGCCTAAAAACAGTGCGCTGTTTTTCTTGGCGAATTTTTGCGCCCATGCGGCGATTTGCGGCTCAAGGTTGAGAACGTGTTGGATGCTGCCGGGCAGTTGGCGCAGTTCTTCGACGTATTCGCTCGCTTTTTCGGCGGAAACCAAGCCGCGCTGTTTGCCCAGCGTCACCGCCAAGCCGAACAATACAACCAGTTGCGTGGTGAACGCTTTGGTAGAGGCGACGCCGATTTCTGCACCGGCGCGGGTGTACAGCACCAATTCGCTTTCGCGCGGCAGGGCGGATTCCATGACGTTGCAGATGGACAGGCTGTGTTTGTGCCCTAAGGATTTCGCGTATTTCAGGGCTTCCATCGTGTCCAAGGTTTCACCGGATTGGGAAATGGTGATGATCAGTTGTTTCGGATCGGCAATCACGTCGCGGTAGCGGTATTCGCTGGCGATTTCGACGTCGGTCGGGATTTTGGCGATGGATTCGAGCCAGTATTTGGCGGTCAGCGCGGCGTAGTAGGACGTGCCGCAGGCGAGGATTTTGATGCTGTGGATGTCATCGAACACTTCGCGTGCGTTCGCGCCGAAGTTTTCGGGCTCGAAGCCGCCGTCAAGGAAAACTTCGGCGGTATCGGCGATGGCGCGCGGTTGTTCGTGGATTTCTTTCTGCATGAAGTGGCTGTATGGACCCAATTCCAGCGAAGCGAGCGACAGTTCGGATACTTTGACGGTGCGTTGGGTTTCGGCACCAGTCTTGTCGATCAATTTGTCGATACCGTTCGCACTCAATACGGCGATGTCGCCGTCTTCCAAATAGGCGATGCGGCGGGTAAAGGCGATGACGGCGGACACGTCGGAGGCGATGAAGGTTTCTTGGTCGCCCAATGCCACCAAGAGCGGGCAGCCCATGCGTGCAACGACCATTTCTTCGGGTTTGTCCTGCGCCATCACGGCGATGGCATATGCGCCGTGGAAACGGGCGGTGGCGGCGCGGACGGCTTCAAACAGTTTGCCGCCGTTTTGGGTGTATTCGTGATTGACGCTGTGGGCGATGACTTCGGTGTCGGTTTGCGATTCGAAGGTGTAACCCAAGGCTTTGAGGCGTTCGCGTTCGGCTTCGAAGTTTTCGATAATGCCGTTGTGGACGACGGCAATCATACCGCCGGAGATGTGGGGGTGGGCGTTGGGTTCGGTCACGCCGCCGTGGGTCGCCCAGCGGGTATGGCCGATGCCGATATGGCCGAACACGCCTTTTTCGCGCGCGGCGTCCTCCATCAGCTGCACGCGGCCGACACGGCGCACGCGTTTGATTTTGCCGTCCATATTCACGGCGATACCCGACGAGTCGTAGCCCCGATATTCAAGGCGTTTGAGACCGTCGGTCAGAAAATCGACTACATTGTGATTGGCGCGGATAGCGCCG
Above is a window of Neisseria mucosa DNA encoding:
- a CDS encoding PTS mannose transporter subunit IIA translates to MINLLIITHEAVGEAYRSLTHHFFPTGMPENIRILGVEPDEDQNDIINNAIAALQEFPENHGVLIMTDIFGATPCNAARRLVRAGKSAILTGLNAPMMIKATQYSPMAEDLAAFTETVREAAVKGIFAITAEPEDLVCKQHAEAV
- a CDS encoding hypoxanthine-guanine phosphoribosyltransferase, whose translation is MIDLETKRLETQAMLDNAELLFDQDQCRAALQKVADEITRDLGDKYPLLLPVMGGAVVFTGQLLPLLRFPLDFDYVHVSRYGDKLAGGAFNWKRMPDPEQIRGRHVVVLDDILDEGHTMSAIQSKLLEMGAASCRAAVFANKLIDKEKPTKADYVGLDVPNRYVFGYGMDAAGCWRNLGEIYALNQG
- the glmS gene encoding glutamine--fructose-6-phosphate transaminase (isomerizing); amino-acid sequence: MCGIVGAIRANHNVVDFLTDGLKRLEYRGYDSSGIAVNMDGKIKRVRRVGRVQLMEDAAREKGVFGHIGIGHTRWATHGGVTEPNAHPHISGGMIAVVHNGIIENFEAERERLKALGYTFESQTDTEVIAHSVNHEYTQNGGKLFEAVRAATARFHGAYAIAVMAQDKPEEMVVARMGCPLLVALGDQETFIASDVSAVIAFTRRIAYLEDGDIAVLSANGIDKLIDKTGAETQRTVKVSELSLASLELGPYSHFMQKEIHEQPRAIADTAEVFLDGGFEPENFGANAREVFDDIHSIKILACGTSYYAALTAKYWLESIAKIPTDVEIASEYRYRDVIADPKQLIITISQSGETLDTMEALKYAKSLGHKHSLSICNVMESALPRESELVLYTRAGAEIGVASTKAFTTQLVVLFGLAVTLGKQRGLVSAEKASEYVEELRQLPGSIQHVLNLEPQIAAWAQKFAKKNSALFLGRGIHFPIALEGALKLKEITYIHAEAYPAGELKHGPLALVDENMPVVVIAPNDGLLDKVKANMQEVGARGGELFVFADLDSNFNATDGVHVIRAPRHVGVLSPIVHTIPVQLLSYHAALARGTDVDKPRNLAKSVTVE